The following are encoded in a window of Scleropages formosus chromosome 7, fSclFor1.1, whole genome shotgun sequence genomic DNA:
- the LOC108937625 gene encoding collectin-12-like isoform X1 yields MTTKARPCGLLTDEEDEVPTHSFGYQHLAVQDGVRCGERGREWTLKAAVTLLYVLCGVLAVAVAALACKVAQRVDHVSRDLELHREKIADMEKDLKKHDNKTWAASKSTGNEMEALWTSIQALRGHLRDVADQATSNEAVLSRLQGAGQVTWKRFAALHNTVSLHAAAVGAANLSLLSSSDQVTALQVDTESLRADLQKEMQERGQALGSVSHLNLSLARQRMMLVALEHAADAAAQAAQELRTDAQDLKRGLRELGMDAEWLTETLQGLMVGTANSSALSASSREVLEEFRGQVVTLAGQIHDTSALVGVLRQNLQETLSQVNGRSKAASVTFESLEMQTDRTEQGVDRITTNMSVTGQPLGNLSSELNKLHQCAEVSIRHSDRLLALDASLADLRDDAAGLLSQQEELAAQLDGEMTNLSVVVQEMKMVDSRHSELISNFTILTGPPGPRGPPGLRGPQGSVGPPGLKGEKGDLGVHGLLGLKGASGISGVPGNPGAKGQPGPPGSPGTKGSPGLGGPVGSPGQKGEPGMKGLVGPQGQPGPQGPQGPPGAQGPDGIFGPEGPRGPAGPIGPPGPPGLPGQPTYPTLTPGGPLVQKGEATPTRVPGCPQPWKLFRDRCYYFSSERADFEEAEKNCGSRSSSMIIISDMEEQQWVQREAAGRSFFWLGLTDREEEDTWRWVDGTLPVFTRWKPGQPDNWKSRDPQGEDCAGMVHQGYWNDFFCHDRLGFICERDGS; encoded by the exons ATGACGACGAAAG CGCGTCCCTGCGGCCTCCTCACAGACGAGGAGGATGAGGTCCCGACCCACTCATTTGGATACCAGCACTTGG CAGTCCAGGATGGCGTCCGCTGTGGTGAGCGCGGGCGGGAGTGGACTCTGAAGGCAGCGGTCACCCTGCTCTATGTGCTCTGTGGAGTCCTGGCCGTTGCCGTGGCTGCGCTGGCTTGCAAAG TGGCCCAGAGGGTGGACCATGTGAGTCGAGACCTGGAGCTCCACAGGGAGAAGATAGCAGACATGGAGAAGGACCTGAAGAAGCATG ACAACAAGACCTGGGCGGCCTCGAAGAGCACCGGCAATGAGATGGAGGCCTTGTGGACCAGCATCCAGGCCCTGCGGGGCCACCTGAGAGACGTTGCAGACCAGGCCACAAGCAATGAGGCGGTGTTGAGTCGGCTCCAGGGTGCCGGGCAAGTGACATGGAAGAGGTTCGCCGCCCTGCACAATACCGTCAGTCTCCATGCCGCCGCGGTCGGAGCCGCAAACCTCAGCCTTCTCTCTAGCAGTGATCAAGTCACTGCCCTGCAGGTGGACACAGAGTCGCTGCGAGCAGACCTCCAGAAGGAGATGCAGGAACGAGGCCAGGCACTGGGTAGCGTGAGCCACCTCAACCTCTCGCTCGCCCGGCAGCGGATGATGTTGGTAGCCCTAGAGCATGCTGCGGATGCAGCTGCCCAGGCCGCCCAGGAGCTCCGCACGGATGCGCAGGACCTGAAACGGGGCTTGCGGGAGCTGGGGATGGATGCCGAGTGGCTGACGGAGACGTTGCAGGGCCTGATGGTTGGCACCGCTAATAGTTCCGCCTTGTCTGCCTCCAGCAGGGAGGTGCTGGAAGAGTTCCGCGGTCAGGTGGTGACTCTAGCTGGGCAGATACACGACACTTCGGCGCTGGTGGGCGTCCTCAGACAGAATCTGCAGGAGACGCTGAGTCAAGTAAATGGCCGCAGCAAGGCTGCATCTGTCACGTTTGAGAGCCTGGAGATGCAGACGGACCGCACCGAGCAGGGCGTTGACCGCATCACAACGAACATGAGCGTCACCGGCCAGCCGCTGGGCAACCTGAGCAGCGAGCTGAACAAGCTGCACCAGTGCGCTGAGGTCTCGATCCGACACTCGGACCGCCTTCTGGCGCTCGACGCTAGCTTGGCGGACCTGCGAGATGATGCCGCTGGCCTGCTGTCGCAACAGGAGGAGTTGGCTGCCCAGCTGGACGGCGAGATGACCAACCTCTCGGTGGTCGTGCAGGAGATGAAGATGGTGGACAGCAGGCACTCTGAGCTCATCAGCAACTTCACCATCCTGACAG gTCCTCCTGGTCCACGTGGTCCACCAGGACTGAGGGGACCGCAGGGCTCTGTGGGGCCCCCAGGACTGAAGGGGGAAAAGGGGGATCTTGGGGTCCACGGGTTGCTTGGACTCAAGGGTGCAAGCGGCATCTCGGGAGTCCCAGGGAACCCAGGGGCCAAAGGTCAACCGGGGCCTCCAGGCAGCCCTGGTACCAAAGGGTCCCCTGGTTTAGGGGGACCTGTGGGTTCCCCAGGGCAGAAGGGAGAACCTGGCATGAAGGGACTGGTGGGTCCTCAGGGGCAGCCAGGACCGCAGGGGCCACAGGGCCCACCAGGAGCTCAAGGTCCAGATGGAATTTTTGGACCAGAAGGGCCACGTGGTCCAGCTGGCCCTATCGGCCCACCAGGACCTCCAGGGTTACCAGGACAACCAACTTATCCCACTCTAACCCCTGGAGGCCCTTTGGTTCAGAAAGGAGAGGCGACACCAACTAGAGTTCCAG gTTGCCCTCAGCCGTGGAAACTCTTCAGGGACAGATGTTACTACTTCTCCTCGGAAAGAGCGGACTTTGAAGAAGCAGAAAAGAACTGTGGCTCAAGGTCTTCATCTATGATCATCATCAGTGATATGGAGGAGCAG CAATGGGTGCAGAGGGAGGCAGCTGGGCGGAGCTTCTTCTGGCTGGGTTTGACcgacagagaggaggaggacaccTGGCGCTGGGTGGATGGAACCCTACCCGTTTTCAC GAGGTGGAAACCTGGTCAGCCGGACAACTGGAAGAGCAGGGACCCTCAGGGTGAGGATTGTGCCGGTATGGTGCACCAAGGCTACTGGAACGACTTCTTCTGCCACGACCGCCTGGGATTCATCTGTGAGCGGGACG GTTCATAA
- the LOC108937625 gene encoding collectin-12-like isoform X3 yields the protein MTTKARPCGLLTDEEDEVPTHSFGYQHLVQDGVRCGERGREWTLKAAVTLLYVLCGVLAVAVAALACKVAQRVDHVSRDLELHREKIADMEKDLKKHDNKTWAASKSTGNEMEALWTSIQALRGHLRDVADQATSNEAVLSRLQGAGQVTWKRFAALHNTVSLHAAAVGAANLSLLSSSDQVTALQVDTESLRADLQKEMQERGQALGSVSHLNLSLARQRMMLVALEHAADAAAQAAQELRTDAQDLKRGLRELGMDAEWLTETLQGLMVGTANSSALSASSREVLEEFRGQVVTLAGQIHDTSALVGVLRQNLQETLSQVNGRSKAASVTFESLEMQTDRTEQGVDRITTNMSVTGQPLGNLSSELNKLHQCAEVSIRHSDRLLALDASLADLRDDAAGLLSQQEELAAQLDGEMTNLSVVVQEMKMVDSRHSELISNFTILTGPPGPRGPPGLRGPQGSVGPPGLKGEKGDLGVHGLLGLKGASGISGVPGNPGAKGQPGPPGSPGTKGSPGLGGPVGSPGQKGEPGMKGLVGPQGQPGPQGPQGPPGAQGPDGIFGPEGPRGPAGPIGPPGPPGLPGQPTYPTLTPGGPLVQKGEATPTRVPGCPQPWKLFRDRCYYFSSERADFEEAEKNCGSRSSSMIIISDMEEQQWVQREAAGRSFFWLGLTDREEEDTWRWVDGTLPVFTRWKPGQPDNWKSRDPQGEDCAGMVHQGYWNDFFCHDRLGFICERDGS from the exons ATGACGACGAAAG CGCGTCCCTGCGGCCTCCTCACAGACGAGGAGGATGAGGTCCCGACCCACTCATTTGGATACCAGCACTTGG TCCAGGATGGCGTCCGCTGTGGTGAGCGCGGGCGGGAGTGGACTCTGAAGGCAGCGGTCACCCTGCTCTATGTGCTCTGTGGAGTCCTGGCCGTTGCCGTGGCTGCGCTGGCTTGCAAAG TGGCCCAGAGGGTGGACCATGTGAGTCGAGACCTGGAGCTCCACAGGGAGAAGATAGCAGACATGGAGAAGGACCTGAAGAAGCATG ACAACAAGACCTGGGCGGCCTCGAAGAGCACCGGCAATGAGATGGAGGCCTTGTGGACCAGCATCCAGGCCCTGCGGGGCCACCTGAGAGACGTTGCAGACCAGGCCACAAGCAATGAGGCGGTGTTGAGTCGGCTCCAGGGTGCCGGGCAAGTGACATGGAAGAGGTTCGCCGCCCTGCACAATACCGTCAGTCTCCATGCCGCCGCGGTCGGAGCCGCAAACCTCAGCCTTCTCTCTAGCAGTGATCAAGTCACTGCCCTGCAGGTGGACACAGAGTCGCTGCGAGCAGACCTCCAGAAGGAGATGCAGGAACGAGGCCAGGCACTGGGTAGCGTGAGCCACCTCAACCTCTCGCTCGCCCGGCAGCGGATGATGTTGGTAGCCCTAGAGCATGCTGCGGATGCAGCTGCCCAGGCCGCCCAGGAGCTCCGCACGGATGCGCAGGACCTGAAACGGGGCTTGCGGGAGCTGGGGATGGATGCCGAGTGGCTGACGGAGACGTTGCAGGGCCTGATGGTTGGCACCGCTAATAGTTCCGCCTTGTCTGCCTCCAGCAGGGAGGTGCTGGAAGAGTTCCGCGGTCAGGTGGTGACTCTAGCTGGGCAGATACACGACACTTCGGCGCTGGTGGGCGTCCTCAGACAGAATCTGCAGGAGACGCTGAGTCAAGTAAATGGCCGCAGCAAGGCTGCATCTGTCACGTTTGAGAGCCTGGAGATGCAGACGGACCGCACCGAGCAGGGCGTTGACCGCATCACAACGAACATGAGCGTCACCGGCCAGCCGCTGGGCAACCTGAGCAGCGAGCTGAACAAGCTGCACCAGTGCGCTGAGGTCTCGATCCGACACTCGGACCGCCTTCTGGCGCTCGACGCTAGCTTGGCGGACCTGCGAGATGATGCCGCTGGCCTGCTGTCGCAACAGGAGGAGTTGGCTGCCCAGCTGGACGGCGAGATGACCAACCTCTCGGTGGTCGTGCAGGAGATGAAGATGGTGGACAGCAGGCACTCTGAGCTCATCAGCAACTTCACCATCCTGACAG gTCCTCCTGGTCCACGTGGTCCACCAGGACTGAGGGGACCGCAGGGCTCTGTGGGGCCCCCAGGACTGAAGGGGGAAAAGGGGGATCTTGGGGTCCACGGGTTGCTTGGACTCAAGGGTGCAAGCGGCATCTCGGGAGTCCCAGGGAACCCAGGGGCCAAAGGTCAACCGGGGCCTCCAGGCAGCCCTGGTACCAAAGGGTCCCCTGGTTTAGGGGGACCTGTGGGTTCCCCAGGGCAGAAGGGAGAACCTGGCATGAAGGGACTGGTGGGTCCTCAGGGGCAGCCAGGACCGCAGGGGCCACAGGGCCCACCAGGAGCTCAAGGTCCAGATGGAATTTTTGGACCAGAAGGGCCACGTGGTCCAGCTGGCCCTATCGGCCCACCAGGACCTCCAGGGTTACCAGGACAACCAACTTATCCCACTCTAACCCCTGGAGGCCCTTTGGTTCAGAAAGGAGAGGCGACACCAACTAGAGTTCCAG gTTGCCCTCAGCCGTGGAAACTCTTCAGGGACAGATGTTACTACTTCTCCTCGGAAAGAGCGGACTTTGAAGAAGCAGAAAAGAACTGTGGCTCAAGGTCTTCATCTATGATCATCATCAGTGATATGGAGGAGCAG CAATGGGTGCAGAGGGAGGCAGCTGGGCGGAGCTTCTTCTGGCTGGGTTTGACcgacagagaggaggaggacaccTGGCGCTGGGTGGATGGAACCCTACCCGTTTTCAC GAGGTGGAAACCTGGTCAGCCGGACAACTGGAAGAGCAGGGACCCTCAGGGTGAGGATTGTGCCGGTATGGTGCACCAAGGCTACTGGAACGACTTCTTCTGCCACGACCGCCTGGGATTCATCTGTGAGCGGGACG GTTCATAA
- the LOC108937625 gene encoding collectin-12-like isoform X4, producing MAARPCGLLTDEEDEVPTHSFGYQHLAVQDGVRCGERGREWTLKAAVTLLYVLCGVLAVAVAALACKVAQRVDHVSRDLELHREKIADMEKDLKKHDNKTWAASKSTGNEMEALWTSIQALRGHLRDVADQATSNEAVLSRLQGAGQVTWKRFAALHNTVSLHAAAVGAANLSLLSSSDQVTALQVDTESLRADLQKEMQERGQALGSVSHLNLSLARQRMMLVALEHAADAAAQAAQELRTDAQDLKRGLRELGMDAEWLTETLQGLMVGTANSSALSASSREVLEEFRGQVVTLAGQIHDTSALVGVLRQNLQETLSQVNGRSKAASVTFESLEMQTDRTEQGVDRITTNMSVTGQPLGNLSSELNKLHQCAEVSIRHSDRLLALDASLADLRDDAAGLLSQQEELAAQLDGEMTNLSVVVQEMKMVDSRHSELISNFTILTGPPGPRGPPGLRGPQGSVGPPGLKGEKGDLGVHGLLGLKGASGISGVPGNPGAKGQPGPPGSPGTKGSPGLGGPVGSPGQKGEPGMKGLVGPQGQPGPQGPQGPPGAQGPDGIFGPEGPRGPAGPIGPPGPPGLPGQPTYPTLTPGGPLVQKGEATPTRVPGCPQPWKLFRDRCYYFSSERADFEEAEKNCGSRSSSMIIISDMEEQQWVQREAAGRSFFWLGLTDREEEDTWRWVDGTLPVFTRWKPGQPDNWKSRDPQGEDCAGMVHQGYWNDFFCHDRLGFICERDGS from the exons ATGGCAGCGCGTCCCTGCGGCCTCCTCACAGACGAGGAGGATGAGGTCCCGACCCACTCATTTGGATACCAGCACTTGG CAGTCCAGGATGGCGTCCGCTGTGGTGAGCGCGGGCGGGAGTGGACTCTGAAGGCAGCGGTCACCCTGCTCTATGTGCTCTGTGGAGTCCTGGCCGTTGCCGTGGCTGCGCTGGCTTGCAAAG TGGCCCAGAGGGTGGACCATGTGAGTCGAGACCTGGAGCTCCACAGGGAGAAGATAGCAGACATGGAGAAGGACCTGAAGAAGCATG ACAACAAGACCTGGGCGGCCTCGAAGAGCACCGGCAATGAGATGGAGGCCTTGTGGACCAGCATCCAGGCCCTGCGGGGCCACCTGAGAGACGTTGCAGACCAGGCCACAAGCAATGAGGCGGTGTTGAGTCGGCTCCAGGGTGCCGGGCAAGTGACATGGAAGAGGTTCGCCGCCCTGCACAATACCGTCAGTCTCCATGCCGCCGCGGTCGGAGCCGCAAACCTCAGCCTTCTCTCTAGCAGTGATCAAGTCACTGCCCTGCAGGTGGACACAGAGTCGCTGCGAGCAGACCTCCAGAAGGAGATGCAGGAACGAGGCCAGGCACTGGGTAGCGTGAGCCACCTCAACCTCTCGCTCGCCCGGCAGCGGATGATGTTGGTAGCCCTAGAGCATGCTGCGGATGCAGCTGCCCAGGCCGCCCAGGAGCTCCGCACGGATGCGCAGGACCTGAAACGGGGCTTGCGGGAGCTGGGGATGGATGCCGAGTGGCTGACGGAGACGTTGCAGGGCCTGATGGTTGGCACCGCTAATAGTTCCGCCTTGTCTGCCTCCAGCAGGGAGGTGCTGGAAGAGTTCCGCGGTCAGGTGGTGACTCTAGCTGGGCAGATACACGACACTTCGGCGCTGGTGGGCGTCCTCAGACAGAATCTGCAGGAGACGCTGAGTCAAGTAAATGGCCGCAGCAAGGCTGCATCTGTCACGTTTGAGAGCCTGGAGATGCAGACGGACCGCACCGAGCAGGGCGTTGACCGCATCACAACGAACATGAGCGTCACCGGCCAGCCGCTGGGCAACCTGAGCAGCGAGCTGAACAAGCTGCACCAGTGCGCTGAGGTCTCGATCCGACACTCGGACCGCCTTCTGGCGCTCGACGCTAGCTTGGCGGACCTGCGAGATGATGCCGCTGGCCTGCTGTCGCAACAGGAGGAGTTGGCTGCCCAGCTGGACGGCGAGATGACCAACCTCTCGGTGGTCGTGCAGGAGATGAAGATGGTGGACAGCAGGCACTCTGAGCTCATCAGCAACTTCACCATCCTGACAG gTCCTCCTGGTCCACGTGGTCCACCAGGACTGAGGGGACCGCAGGGCTCTGTGGGGCCCCCAGGACTGAAGGGGGAAAAGGGGGATCTTGGGGTCCACGGGTTGCTTGGACTCAAGGGTGCAAGCGGCATCTCGGGAGTCCCAGGGAACCCAGGGGCCAAAGGTCAACCGGGGCCTCCAGGCAGCCCTGGTACCAAAGGGTCCCCTGGTTTAGGGGGACCTGTGGGTTCCCCAGGGCAGAAGGGAGAACCTGGCATGAAGGGACTGGTGGGTCCTCAGGGGCAGCCAGGACCGCAGGGGCCACAGGGCCCACCAGGAGCTCAAGGTCCAGATGGAATTTTTGGACCAGAAGGGCCACGTGGTCCAGCTGGCCCTATCGGCCCACCAGGACCTCCAGGGTTACCAGGACAACCAACTTATCCCACTCTAACCCCTGGAGGCCCTTTGGTTCAGAAAGGAGAGGCGACACCAACTAGAGTTCCAG gTTGCCCTCAGCCGTGGAAACTCTTCAGGGACAGATGTTACTACTTCTCCTCGGAAAGAGCGGACTTTGAAGAAGCAGAAAAGAACTGTGGCTCAAGGTCTTCATCTATGATCATCATCAGTGATATGGAGGAGCAG CAATGGGTGCAGAGGGAGGCAGCTGGGCGGAGCTTCTTCTGGCTGGGTTTGACcgacagagaggaggaggacaccTGGCGCTGGGTGGATGGAACCCTACCCGTTTTCAC GAGGTGGAAACCTGGTCAGCCGGACAACTGGAAGAGCAGGGACCCTCAGGGTGAGGATTGTGCCGGTATGGTGCACCAAGGCTACTGGAACGACTTCTTCTGCCACGACCGCCTGGGATTCATCTGTGAGCGGGACG GTTCATAA
- the LOC108937625 gene encoding collectin-12-like isoform X2, with translation MTTKARPCGLLTDEEDEVPTHSFGYQHLAVQDGVRCGERGREWTLKAAVTLLYVLCGVLAVAVAALACKVAQRVDHVSRDLELHREKIADMEKDLKKHDNKTWAASKSTGNEMEALWTSIQALRGHLRDVADQATSNEAVLSRLQGAGQVTWKRFAALHNTVSLHAAAVGAANLSLLSSSDQVTALQVDTESLRADLQKEMQERGQALGSVSHLNLSLARQRMMLVALEHAADAAAQAAQELRTDAQDLKRGLRELGMDAEWLTETLQGLMVGTANSSALSASSREVLEEFRGQVVTLAGQIHDTSALVGVLRQNLQETLSQVNGRSKAASVTFESLEMQTDRTEQGVDRITTNMSVTGQPLGNLSSELNKLHQCAEVSIRHSDRLLALDASLADLRDDAAGLLSQQEELAAQLDGEMTNLSVVVQEMKMVDSRHSELISNFTILTGPPGPRGPPGLRGPQGSVGPPGLKGEKGDLGVHGLLGLKGASGISGVPGNPGAKGQPGPPGSPGTKGSPGLGGPVGSPGQKGEPGMKGLVGPQGQPGPQGPQGPPGAQGPDGIFGPEGPRGPAGPIGPPGPPGLPGQPTYPTLTPGGPLVQKGEATPTRVPGCPQPWKLFRDRCYYFSSERADFEEAEKNCGSRSSSMIIISDMEEQQWVQREAAGRSFFWLGLTDREEEDTWRWVDGTLPVFTRWKPGQPDNWKSRDPQGEDCAGMVHQGYWNDFFCHDRLGFICERDV, from the exons ATGACGACGAAAG CGCGTCCCTGCGGCCTCCTCACAGACGAGGAGGATGAGGTCCCGACCCACTCATTTGGATACCAGCACTTGG CAGTCCAGGATGGCGTCCGCTGTGGTGAGCGCGGGCGGGAGTGGACTCTGAAGGCAGCGGTCACCCTGCTCTATGTGCTCTGTGGAGTCCTGGCCGTTGCCGTGGCTGCGCTGGCTTGCAAAG TGGCCCAGAGGGTGGACCATGTGAGTCGAGACCTGGAGCTCCACAGGGAGAAGATAGCAGACATGGAGAAGGACCTGAAGAAGCATG ACAACAAGACCTGGGCGGCCTCGAAGAGCACCGGCAATGAGATGGAGGCCTTGTGGACCAGCATCCAGGCCCTGCGGGGCCACCTGAGAGACGTTGCAGACCAGGCCACAAGCAATGAGGCGGTGTTGAGTCGGCTCCAGGGTGCCGGGCAAGTGACATGGAAGAGGTTCGCCGCCCTGCACAATACCGTCAGTCTCCATGCCGCCGCGGTCGGAGCCGCAAACCTCAGCCTTCTCTCTAGCAGTGATCAAGTCACTGCCCTGCAGGTGGACACAGAGTCGCTGCGAGCAGACCTCCAGAAGGAGATGCAGGAACGAGGCCAGGCACTGGGTAGCGTGAGCCACCTCAACCTCTCGCTCGCCCGGCAGCGGATGATGTTGGTAGCCCTAGAGCATGCTGCGGATGCAGCTGCCCAGGCCGCCCAGGAGCTCCGCACGGATGCGCAGGACCTGAAACGGGGCTTGCGGGAGCTGGGGATGGATGCCGAGTGGCTGACGGAGACGTTGCAGGGCCTGATGGTTGGCACCGCTAATAGTTCCGCCTTGTCTGCCTCCAGCAGGGAGGTGCTGGAAGAGTTCCGCGGTCAGGTGGTGACTCTAGCTGGGCAGATACACGACACTTCGGCGCTGGTGGGCGTCCTCAGACAGAATCTGCAGGAGACGCTGAGTCAAGTAAATGGCCGCAGCAAGGCTGCATCTGTCACGTTTGAGAGCCTGGAGATGCAGACGGACCGCACCGAGCAGGGCGTTGACCGCATCACAACGAACATGAGCGTCACCGGCCAGCCGCTGGGCAACCTGAGCAGCGAGCTGAACAAGCTGCACCAGTGCGCTGAGGTCTCGATCCGACACTCGGACCGCCTTCTGGCGCTCGACGCTAGCTTGGCGGACCTGCGAGATGATGCCGCTGGCCTGCTGTCGCAACAGGAGGAGTTGGCTGCCCAGCTGGACGGCGAGATGACCAACCTCTCGGTGGTCGTGCAGGAGATGAAGATGGTGGACAGCAGGCACTCTGAGCTCATCAGCAACTTCACCATCCTGACAG gTCCTCCTGGTCCACGTGGTCCACCAGGACTGAGGGGACCGCAGGGCTCTGTGGGGCCCCCAGGACTGAAGGGGGAAAAGGGGGATCTTGGGGTCCACGGGTTGCTTGGACTCAAGGGTGCAAGCGGCATCTCGGGAGTCCCAGGGAACCCAGGGGCCAAAGGTCAACCGGGGCCTCCAGGCAGCCCTGGTACCAAAGGGTCCCCTGGTTTAGGGGGACCTGTGGGTTCCCCAGGGCAGAAGGGAGAACCTGGCATGAAGGGACTGGTGGGTCCTCAGGGGCAGCCAGGACCGCAGGGGCCACAGGGCCCACCAGGAGCTCAAGGTCCAGATGGAATTTTTGGACCAGAAGGGCCACGTGGTCCAGCTGGCCCTATCGGCCCACCAGGACCTCCAGGGTTACCAGGACAACCAACTTATCCCACTCTAACCCCTGGAGGCCCTTTGGTTCAGAAAGGAGAGGCGACACCAACTAGAGTTCCAG gTTGCCCTCAGCCGTGGAAACTCTTCAGGGACAGATGTTACTACTTCTCCTCGGAAAGAGCGGACTTTGAAGAAGCAGAAAAGAACTGTGGCTCAAGGTCTTCATCTATGATCATCATCAGTGATATGGAGGAGCAG CAATGGGTGCAGAGGGAGGCAGCTGGGCGGAGCTTCTTCTGGCTGGGTTTGACcgacagagaggaggaggacaccTGGCGCTGGGTGGATGGAACCCTACCCGTTTTCAC GAGGTGGAAACCTGGTCAGCCGGACAACTGGAAGAGCAGGGACCCTCAGGGTGAGGATTGTGCCGGTATGGTGCACCAAGGCTACTGGAACGACTTCTTCTGCCACGACCGCCTGGGATTCATCTGTGAGCGGGACG TTTAG
- the LOC108937636 gene encoding glucagon family neuropeptides-like isoform X2, which yields MAVSSRRTSLLLLCGIMLRSCVLTSPAAGLQFPKIRLENSVFDEDGDSLTDWTFDTDQMDIRSSPHLLEDLYALYYSPQKRESSDMEEDSEPLSKRHSDGIFTDSYSRYRKQMAVKKYLAAVLGRRYRQKIRNKGRRFSFL from the exons ATGGCGGTGTCCAGCAGGAGGACCTCCCTGCTACTCCTCTGCGGGATCATGTTACGCTCCTGTGTTCTCacttcacctgctgctggacTTCAGTTCCCCAAAATCAG ACTGGAGAACTCGGTGTTCGACGAGGACGGAGACTCCCTCACCGACTGGACCTTTGACACAGACCAGATGGACATCCGGAGTTCTCCTCACCTTCTGGAGGACCTGTACGCGCTTTATTACTCACCACAGAAAAG GGAAAGCAGCGACATGGAGGAGGACTCGGAACCGCTGTCCAAGAGACACTCGGACGGCATCTTCACGGACAGCTACAGCCGGTACCGCAAGCAGATGGCCGTGAAGAAGTACCTGGCGGCGGTCCTGGGCAGAAGGTACAGACAGAAAATCCGGAACAAAGGGCGGCGCTTCTCCTTCTTGTAG
- the LOC108937636 gene encoding glucagon family neuropeptides-like isoform X1 has translation MAVSSRRTSLLLLCGIMLRSCVLTSPAAGLQFPKISMRFNLGALKLENSVFDEDGDSLTDWTFDTDQMDIRSSPHLLEDLYALYYSPQKRESSDMEEDSEPLSKRHSDGIFTDSYSRYRKQMAVKKYLAAVLGRRYRQKIRNKGRRFSFL, from the exons ATGGCGGTGTCCAGCAGGAGGACCTCCCTGCTACTCCTCTGCGGGATCATGTTACGCTCCTGTGTTCTCacttcacctgctgctggacTTCAGTTCCCCAAAATCAG CATGCGTTTTAACCTTGGTGCATTAAA ACTGGAGAACTCGGTGTTCGACGAGGACGGAGACTCCCTCACCGACTGGACCTTTGACACAGACCAGATGGACATCCGGAGTTCTCCTCACCTTCTGGAGGACCTGTACGCGCTTTATTACTCACCACAGAAAAG GGAAAGCAGCGACATGGAGGAGGACTCGGAACCGCTGTCCAAGAGACACTCGGACGGCATCTTCACGGACAGCTACAGCCGGTACCGCAAGCAGATGGCCGTGAAGAAGTACCTGGCGGCGGTCCTGGGCAGAAGGTACAGACAGAAAATCCGGAACAAAGGGCGGCGCTTCTCCTTCTTGTAG